Part of the Caldisericaceae bacterium genome, AACAACAACTATGTTAGATAGATAAAATGGCTTTCCAATCTCACTACCGAGGGTGTAAACTCTTGTATATCTATGTGGTTCAAAAATTGCTATAATTCTATTATTTTGAAAATGTTTTTTTAAAGCAGAAAGAGATGCTTCAACTTCTGTCGGATGATCTGCGTGGTCATCAAAAAAATACACATCGTAATATTTACCAATAAATTCTAGCCTTCTTTTAGGCAATCTAAAACTACCCAACACTTCAGAAAATCTACTAAAATCGACATTAAGAAGTTTTGCTACCAATAAGGAAGCAATTGTGTTTAATAAGTATTTATCACCGAACACATTTACAAAAATTTCTGGTAGAAGGTTCCCTAAGATATTTGCTCTAAACAGTATACCATCTTCGACAAACTGAGCGCTATCAACATAAGCATCAAGTTCTCTATTCCAAAGGCCATAAAAAAATTTCCTTTTAAGTATATGTTTAGAAACTTCAAAGATATTTTCGTCTTCACCGTTCAAAACTAAAGTATCGCAATTAGACATGAATTCTCCAAAGGCATTTTTAAGATTCTCAAAACTAAAATTGTAGGCATTAAGATGGTCTTTATCAATACTTGTAACAACTCCAATATAAGGTTTAAATAAAAGGAAGGTGCGATCACTTTCATCTGATTCAATAACGAAGTATTTGGCATCTTTTAAAAAAGTGCTATTCTTAGGATGTTCACCACCAATGTAAGCATTTACCGACAAATTAGAAGATAGCAAGGTAGAAATTATTGAAGTTGTAGATGTTTTACCATGAGTCCCTGCAACGACTATACTTTTGTAGTTTTTTGCAATTTCGGATAGAGCCTCTCCTCTTTTTACTATTTGTATATCTAAAGATTTTGCCTTTTTAAGTAATTCATTATTTTCTGGAATAGCCGAAGAAATAATAACTTTTTTAAAAGACTTATCAACCACAAAGTCTTTATCAATGAACTTAATTCCTAAACTTTCCAAATGCTGTTTTGCACTATCTGAATTAACATCAAAGCCATATATGTCGTAGCCAAGGCTATTGTAAATTTCGGCAAGTCTCCTCATGCCAACGCCTAAAATACCAAGCATCAATATTTTATCCATGTTTATTTATAATTTCCTCAATTGTATCGACAATCTTTACTTCACTATCTTTTGGGTATAAACTGCTACAACCCATTTTTATTATACGTAATTTTTCCTTTAATTCTAAAATCCTATCCAAAAGCAATTTTTCATTTAGGGAATTTTCTTCAAGTACTTCAACGCAGCCTAAAGATTCAAAATACTTTGCATTAAAATACTGGTGGTTATCTCTTGCATAAGGGAAAGGGACAACTATTGAATAAACCTCATTTAATACAAGCTCGGAGAGAGTCATTGCTCCACCTCTTGTAATGGCAAGGTCGGCAGCTGCATAGGCATACCCCATGTGTTCAAGATAAGGAAACATTCTCAAACTCTTATGAACAATCTTATCTTTAAAGTCTTTATAAAACTTTTCGCCGGTTATAAAAATGATCTGTATGTCAAATTTAAGAAGCTCCTCAATGATAGAGAAAACAGTTTTGTTAAGTTTATACGCACCACCAGAGCCTCCAAATACAAGAAGGGTAAATTTATCCTCAAAATCAAAAAAATCCAAACCAACTCTCTTTTCAACTCCAATAACTTCTTTTCTTACTGGATTGCCAACAAACATGCCTTTTCCTTTAAAAATATCGTTTGCATCAGGAAATCCAAGGAAAATTTTTATAGCAAATCTTTTAAAGAGCAAATTTGTCCTTCCAGGAATGATATTTTGTTCATATATAAAAATTGGGACATTTGTTAAAATAGAGGCAATAAGAACAGGAAGAGAAACATAACCACCACCACCTAATACAGCATCGGGCTTATGCTTTTTGATAATTCTAAAAGATTCAGTAACGCCATTAAAAAAGTTAAAGATAAATAAAAAGATTGTTTTGATATTGAAATCAAATTGAGATGCACTTACAAATTCCATATCAAAACCGTAGGAGGTAAAAATCCTATCTTCAATTCTTCCTTTTCTCCCTACAAATACCACTTCAAAATTTCTTTTTTTAAGCTCTTTTCCTATAGGAATTAGAGGATAAACATGACCTCCAGTTCCACCACCTACTATAATTACTTTCATTCACCAACCTCTTTCCTTGAAATATTAATAAGTATACCTACAGAGATAAAATTAGCAACCATATTATTAAAGCCCATGCTTATAAATGGTAAAGGCACCCCTGTTACTGGCATTAGACCTAAATTCACTGCAAAATTAATAGTTGCAAACATGCAAATCCCTAAAGTAAGACCAATCGCAAGAATCCGTGAAAAAAGAGATTGCGCTACACTTGCAATCCTAAAACCCGTATACAACAACCCCAAGTAGGAGACAGCAATTATTATAATAACAATTCCTCCTAATTCTTCCCCGATGACTGGTAAAACAAAGTCTGAAACTGATACAGGTAAAACTTGAGGATATTTAAAAATACCCTTTAGAAAACCGACACCGTTAATACCTCCTCTTGCAAATGCTTTAATAGATTGTAAAGTTTGAAGTGCATCTGATGTTGCAAATGCTTCTGGATTTAAAAAGGCTTCTATTCTTCTTCTCCATTCCTCACTAAAACCAAGTAGAAGTAAAAATGAAACTATGCTAAAAGTAGAAAACACAAAAATATGCAATAGAGGCATTCCAATAATTACAAGGGTTAAAAAGCACGTCAAAAACAGCTGTGCAGCAGAACCCATATCCGGTTCTAAAGAAATGAGCAAAGAAAAAACCCCAATCAACACCAGAGAAACAAGAAAAACCTTTGTAAGTTCATCGTCCTTTATCTTATTAGAAAAAATTTTTGCAATAAGTAGAGACAAAACTATGTATGCAAATTGCGAAGGCTGAAAATTGAAGACTCCAAAATTAATAAATCTTGAAACACCCCCTTGAAAAAGAAGGTAGAGAAGTAATAAAAACAATATAAAGGTGCTAATCTTAGCAAATTTTTGTAAGATGTGGTGGTCAAAAAATGCAAAAAATATCATCAATAAATATCCTATAGCAACTGAAACTAATTGTCTTATGTACGTATTTGGATAAACTACACTAAGACTAACACTTGATATAATGCCAATAATGGATAATAAGGTTACGAAGAAAATAAGAGAAATGGAATACGGGTTTAAAATCTTTTTCATAACGAATTTACGATTTCCTTAAATTGATCGCCTCTATCTTCAAAATCCCTGAACATATCAAAACTTGCACAAGCAGGTGATAGTAAGACCACATCAAAGCGACTTGCTTTTGATTTTGCAAGAAGAATTGCGTCTCTTAAGCTTTCTACAACTGAAAAGTTATTAAAATTTGCTTTTATTGCGGCTTCCTTTATTTCATTTGCTGTTTTCCCCATAAGTATAAGGTGTTTAACTTTTTGTGGAAACATTTTACCCAAATTTGTAAAATCGTTATTTTTTGAGCTTCCCCCTGCAATAAGAATTACTTTCCTATCAAAAGATTCAAGTGCCTTAATTGTAGAATCAGGTGTTGTAGACTTTGAATCATTTATGAACGTTATGCCATCAACTTCCCTTACAAATTCAAGCCTATGGGGAAGACCTTTAAAAGTTTTAATAGATTTAGCAACTGTATTTATATCAACACCAATTAAAATTGAAGCAGTAATCGCTGCAAGTGTATTTTCAACATTATGAAGCCCTAAAAGGGGAATATCGCTTCTATTTATAATCTTTATGGATTCAGAGGTTGTAGAATCCTTAAAATAAATTTCACCGCCCAAAAGATAGGCACCTCTATCAACTTTATTTGTTAAAGAGAAAAAATAAACCTTAGGTCTTAAGTCTTTTGCAAGTTCTCTTAAGGTGCTGTCATCAAAATTTAAAACGGTAAAGTCAGACTCTGTCTGGTTTAAAAAAATCCTTTTCTTTGCTTCTAAATAATTATCCATGGTGCCATACCTGTCAAGGTGGTCTTCTGTAAAGTTTAAAAATACAGAGACCTTTGGGTGGTATTGTTCAATTGTCTCAAGTTGAAAACAACTCGTTTCAAGAATAGCAAACTGTGGATTTGGATTTTCTAAAAGAAGAAAGGAATAAGGGGTGCCTAAATTACCACCATAAACAGATGAAGGATAAAAGTCTTTAATGATGTGGTAAGTAAGGGCTGTTGTAGTGCTCTTACCATTGGTGCCTGTAATTGCAATAACTTCAGTATTTGAAGCAAACATATTTGCAAATTCCAATTCTCCTATAATTTTTTTACCGCATTCTTCAAGATACCTTACAACTTCTGAATTTAAAGGTATGCCAGGAGATAAAACAACGAGGTCAAAATCTTTAAATTTATCGAAACTATGCTTACCTATCTCATATGGGATTTTGTGCTCTTTTAGAAGTGACTCAAACGAATGTGTTTCATGGTTGTCGTTTAGCTCAGATAAAAAAACACTAAAGCCTTTACTTTTTGCAAGGATGCTTGCATAAACACCGGATTTACGAGCTCCAAGAACAAGAACTTTCACATTATACCTCCTAACCAAAATACACTTTTAAAAAGAATACAACAAGAGAAGCTACCAATGTTATAATAGAAAACCTAAAATCAATTTGTGCTTCACTAAGTCCAGATAACTCAAAATGGTGATGGATAGGTGTCATTTTAAATACTCTTTTACCGTGAGTTCTCTTAAAATATGTAATCTGGATAAAAATTGAAAGAGCTTCAATGACAGGAATAACAGCAAAAATTGGAAGATACAACTCTATTTTCAAAATAACAGAAAGAGAAGCAACAAGTGCACCTAAAGCACCCGATCCAACATCCCCCATAAAAATTGAAGCTTTTGGGCTATTGAACCATAGAAAAGCAAGAATAGAAACAATAAAAACAAGTATCAAATATACGTAGGAAGTGTTTCCAAGGGTGTTTGCAATTAAAGATAGTAAAAGAAGTATGGCAAAAGTAACACTTCCAAGAAGCCCATCTACCCCGTCCGTCAGGTTAAAAGCATTAGCAGAACCAATAAACATCATTAAGAAAAGTATAAAATAAATAAACCAACCCAATTTCAAATCGAAAGATAAGAATTTAACATTAAAAGAAAAGATATCTTTAAAAATTACAAACAGAGTAAGACTTGCAAGAAAATGTAAAATAAGTTTACTTTTAACAGAAAGTCCATCTGAAGAGTGTTTTTTAAAAGTAAGAACATCATCAATAAGCCCAATTATACCAAATAAGAGCACTGAAGATGTAACAAAGAATGCAACTTTTGAATGATTAAAGGGAAGAAAAAAGATAGGTGCAAGAAGAAATACTATCCCTCCGCCTCTTGGTGTGCCTTCCTTTATTTTGTGAATATCGCCCATTTCATCACGCACATGTTGGACTGCATTACGTTTCTTAAGATATCTAATAAGAAATTTTTCAAAATACAACAATAAAAAAAATTCAATTAAGATAACAAAAGCAAAGATAATGTTTGAAATGTTCTTATCCATCTTTAAACCTTCCTTTCAAGACTTCAACAAATCTTTCCATCTTCATGCCGCGTGATCCTTTTAAAAAAATTAAAGAACCTTTTTTAAAATCAAATTTTTCTAAAAACTCCTTTAGGGCGTCTTCATCGGTAAAATGAAATTTTAAAGCAGTCGAAGCATTTTCGTAAATAGATTTTGTAAAATCCCCATAAGTTATAAGTAGATATGGATCAACTTCTTCGATTAAAGAGACAAAACTTTCATGAATCTCATAAGCATCCTTGCCAAGTTCAAGCATGTCTCCTATTATTATAACCTTTGGTTTATTATCATCTAAAAGTGATTTTAATGCAAAAGTAAGAGAAACTGGATTTGAGTTATAAGTATCATCCAATATGGATATATGTGAAAAATTTATAATCTCTCCTCTTCCTCTATAAGGCTTAAATTCTTTTAAAGAGGAAACTATTAAATCAGGGTCAACTCCGAAATGGAAGGCAATTGCAAAAGTAAAAGCCAAAGTATAAACAAACTGATAACCGTAAAAAGGAAGTGAAAAGTAAAATTTTCGATCAGCAAAAATCAGGTTCAACGTCCTAACGCCTTCTTTAGTTAATAAATCAATTACTACATCGTTTCTCTTATTAAAACCTATAAGTACTCTATTTTTAAGATTATGCGAGGCTTCAAACAACAGATCATCATCACCATTTAAAAAAGCAATGCCATTATTATCAACGTATTTTGCGAGTTTAAATTTCTCATTTAACACCCCCTCTTTTGATTGTAGATATTCGATGTGAGATTCACCAATATTTGTAATAACTCCGTAGTGTGGTTGAGTTAATTCAAGAAGATAATCCATATCATAAGGTTTTTGAACACCCAATTCTACAACAATAAAATCCTCTCTCAAATTTATTTCATTTGCAAAAAATAACGGTAAAGAAACATCAGTATTGAGGTTGCCTTCTGTTTTTAATACGGAAAATTTTTTTGATAAGGCATTAGCAACAGATTCTTTAAGGGTAGTTTTACCAGCACTTCCTGTAATACCCAACACACAACCTGAGGCATGCTTTCTTCCAACTAAACCGATGTGTTTAATGAAATCTCTGGTAGAATTTACAACAAATTCAAAAGTATTATCTAGAGGAATCTCTTTTTCAACAACAACACCTAAAGCACCTTTTTGAATTGCGTCTTTTACAAAATCATGCCCATCATACTTTAAACCTTTTAAAGCAATAAAAATATCTCCTTTTTCAACAGTTCTTGAATCTATCTTAAACTTATTGAAAGTCTTAGGTATAGTATTCATCCTAATTCCATCAAAGCCATTAAGAAACTCTTCTAATTTAAAGTTCATAAACTACTTCCTCCACAACATCTAAATCTCTAAAATTTACTATACGTCCATCTTTAAAATGCATCTTACTTTCAACACCTCTACCCAAAATTGCAATCGTATCGTTTGGTTTTGACTTTAATAACGCTTCTCTAATTGCAAGGCGCCTATCTTCTAACACTTTATAGTCAATTGAAACACCCTTTAAAATGTCATCGATGATCTTTTTTTCATCAAATCCTCTTGGATCATCGGAAGTTACATAACAAAAATCTGCAAAATTACTTACAACTCTTCCCATCTCTATCCTCTTCTCTGTATTAGATGTGCCAACTGCTCCAAAAACAACTATAAGCCGCCCTTTTTTATTCAAACTAAGGTTTTCAAGGACGCTCCTAATTTCAGAAGGGTTGTGTGCATAATCTACTACTATTGCTCTATTAAAAAATTTTCTTATTTCCATTCTGCCAGGAATTGAAATAGTTTTTCCAAATTCTTTAATTACGTTAAATGGGATGCCCTCAACAATTGCAAAAGAAGAGGCAGCAAGAAAATTAACAATATTAAACTTGGACACTAAAGGAATCTCAACTTCACCAATTAAGCTACTTTTTCTAAAAATATTAAACCGAAGCACTATATCTTGTGAGTTAATAAATTCATATGAGAAATCAAAAGATGGTTTTTCGCCGTAAAGTATGGGTTCTTTAGAAACTTCTAAAAACCTTTCAATGTATAAACTTTCACCATTTAAAATGGGAGAAAAAGCATCAACAAAAAAAGAAACTTTAGTATCTAAATAATCTTCAAAAGTTTTATGAAAATCAAGATGGTCCAGCCCCATCGTTGAGAGAACCTTTTTATAGAAATCAATACCAAATAC contains:
- the murG gene encoding undecaprenyldiphospho-muramoylpentapeptide beta-N-acetylglucosaminyltransferase, with the translated sequence MKVIIVGGGTGGHVYPLIPIGKELKKRNFEVVFVGRKGRIEDRIFTSYGFDMEFVSASQFDFNIKTIFLFIFNFFNGVTESFRIIKKHKPDAVLGGGGYVSLPVLIASILTNVPIFIYEQNIIPGRTNLLFKRFAIKIFLGFPDANDIFKGKGMFVGNPVRKEVIGVEKRVGLDFFDFEDKFTLLVFGGSGGAYKLNKTVFSIIEELLKFDIQIIFITGEKFYKDFKDKIVHKSLRMFPYLEHMGYAYAAADLAITRGGAMTLSELVLNEVYSIVVPFPYARDNHQYFNAKYFESLGCVEVLEENSLNEKLLLDRILELKEKLRIIKMGCSSLYPKDSEVKIVDTIEEIINKHG
- a CDS encoding FtsW/RodA/SpoVE family cell cycle protein: MKKILNPYSISLIFFVTLLSIIGIISSVSLSVVYPNTYIRQLVSVAIGYLLMIFFAFFDHHILQKFAKISTFILFLLLLYLLFQGGVSRFINFGVFNFQPSQFAYIVLSLLIAKIFSNKIKDDELTKVFLVSLVLIGVFSLLISLEPDMGSAAQLFLTCFLTLVIIGMPLLHIFVFSTFSIVSFLLLLGFSEEWRRRIEAFLNPEAFATSDALQTLQSIKAFARGGINGVGFLKGIFKYPQVLPVSVSDFVLPVIGEELGGIVIIIIAVSYLGLLYTGFRIASVAQSLFSRILAIGLTLGICMFATINFAVNLGLMPVTGVPLPFISMGFNNMVANFISVGILINISRKEVGE
- the murD gene encoding UDP-N-acetylmuramoyl-L-alanine--D-glutamate ligase, with protein sequence MKVLVLGARKSGVYASILAKSKGFSVFLSELNDNHETHSFESLLKEHKIPYEIGKHSFDKFKDFDLVVLSPGIPLNSEVVRYLEECGKKIIGELEFANMFASNTEVIAITGTNGKSTTTALTYHIIKDFYPSSVYGGNLGTPYSFLLLENPNPQFAILETSCFQLETIEQYHPKVSVFLNFTEDHLDRYGTMDNYLEAKKRIFLNQTESDFTVLNFDDSTLRELAKDLRPKVYFFSLTNKVDRGAYLLGGEIYFKDSTTSESIKIINRSDIPLLGLHNVENTLAAITASILIGVDINTVAKSIKTFKGLPHRLEFVREVDGITFINDSKSTTPDSTIKALESFDRKVILIAGGSSKNNDFTNLGKMFPQKVKHLILMGKTANEIKEAAIKANFNNFSVVESLRDAILLAKSKASRFDVVLLSPACASFDMFRDFEDRGDQFKEIVNSL
- the mraY gene encoding phospho-N-acetylmuramoyl-pentapeptide-transferase, which gives rise to MDKNISNIIFAFVILIEFFLLLYFEKFLIRYLKKRNAVQHVRDEMGDIHKIKEGTPRGGGIVFLLAPIFFLPFNHSKVAFFVTSSVLLFGIIGLIDDVLTFKKHSSDGLSVKSKLILHFLASLTLFVIFKDIFSFNVKFLSFDLKLGWFIYFILFLMMFIGSANAFNLTDGVDGLLGSVTFAILLLLSLIANTLGNTSYVYLILVFIVSILAFLWFNSPKASIFMGDVGSGALGALVASLSVILKIELYLPIFAVIPVIEALSIFIQITYFKRTHGKRVFKMTPIHHHFELSGLSEAQIDFRFSIITLVASLVVFFLKVYFG
- the murF gene encoding UDP-N-acetylmuramoyl-tripeptide--D-alanyl-D-alanine ligase; its protein translation is MNFKLEEFLNGFDGIRMNTIPKTFNKFKIDSRTVEKGDIFIALKGLKYDGHDFVKDAIQKGALGVVVEKEIPLDNTFEFVVNSTRDFIKHIGLVGRKHASGCVLGITGSAGKTTLKESVANALSKKFSVLKTEGNLNTDVSLPLFFANEINLREDFIVVELGVQKPYDMDYLLELTQPHYGVITNIGESHIEYLQSKEGVLNEKFKLAKYVDNNGIAFLNGDDDLLFEASHNLKNRVLIGFNKRNDVVIDLLTKEGVRTLNLIFADRKFYFSLPFYGYQFVYTLAFTFAIAFHFGVDPDLIVSSLKEFKPYRGRGEIINFSHISILDDTYNSNPVSLTFALKSLLDDNKPKVIIIGDMLELGKDAYEIHESFVSLIEEVDPYLLITYGDFTKSIYENASTALKFHFTDEDALKEFLEKFDFKKGSLIFLKGSRGMKMERFVEVLKGRFKDG
- a CDS encoding UDP-N-acetylmuramoyl-L-alanyl-D-glutamate--2,6-diaminopimelate ligase; translated protein: MKIEEIKKVLKNCKIYGNSDIEFFALQHDSRKIKKGDLFVAISGQNNDGHNFIEDAIKNGAVGAIVEKETTKTFDTPLIKVDDSKVAYAILSDHMFNHPSSQLRIVGITGTMGKTTIAYILYRLFNYASIPSAFIGTLGIGIKDKFELKDLEPPTTPFPFDLNRYLSLMRDDNVKYVFMEVTSHAIKDKRVFGIDFYKKVLSTMGLDHLDFHKTFEDYLDTKVSFFVDAFSPILNGESLYIERFLEVSKEPILYGEKPSFDFSYEFINSQDIVLRFNIFRKSSLIGEVEIPLVSKFNIVNFLAASSFAIVEGIPFNVIKEFGKTISIPGRMEIRKFFNRAIVVDYAHNPSEIRSVLENLSLNKKGRLIVVFGAVGTSNTEKRIEMGRVVSNFADFCYVTSDDPRGFDEKKIIDDILKGVSIDYKVLEDRRLAIREALLKSKPNDTIAILGRGVESKMHFKDGRIVNFRDLDVVEEVVYEL